The following nucleotide sequence is from Alkalihalobacillus sp. LMS39.
TTGGGATGAAGACGGAAATGAACTGGATGCAGCTAGACACCCATTACAAATTATAAAGTTTAAAGTTGACCATCCATTGTTTCCGAATAACATGATGCGTAAAGAGGTTAGATAATGCGAGAGAAACCAATTATTATTGGAGTGGCAGGAGGGACAGGCTCCGGTAAAACGACGGTTGCCAAAGAAATATTCAACCAAATTCAAGGCCAATCCATCGCTTTAATCGAGCAAGATGCGTATTATAAAGACCAGAGTCACCTTGCATTTGAACAACGGTTACAAACGAATTACGACCATCCTCTTGCTTTTGATTCTGATTTATTATTCAATCATGTAACAGCATTAAGTGAAGGGTTTTCGGTGGAAATGCCTGTTTACAATTATAAAGAGCATACTCGTTCACATGAAACAGTGATTATTGAACCAAAGGATGTCATTATTTTAGAAGGAATTCTTATATTAGAAGACCAACGTTTGCGAAATGTAATGGATATTAAATTGTTCGTTGATACAGATGCTGATATTCGAATTATGAGAAGAATTGTTAGGGATACCGAAGAAAGAGGCCGAACATTAGCAGACGTCATTCATCAATATACAACCGTCGTACGACCGATGCATCTTCAATTTATAGAACCAACAAAACGGTATGCAGATATCATCGTTCCAGAAGGTGGACAAAATCAAGTGGCTATAGATTTGATGGTGACAAAAATAAGGTCGATAATTGATGGAAAACGTTTGTTGCCTTCTGACCCTAAAAATTGATACACTATTATTGTTGTCCGTATTTTTTTCATGACAGAAAGCAGCATTTTGTTTATAATAGCATAAAGGAAAGCGAGGTTATCTAACCTTGCTTTCTTCTTACATATATGCGGCTTAATGTATAGTTTTATTGATAAGCAGGAAAGAGGAGTGAAAGTCATGGCAGAAGAGAAAAAGCATTATATGACCCTAGAAGGGAAGAAAAAGTTAGAGGATGAATTAGAATATTTAAAATCAGAGCGCCGAAAAGAAGTTGTCGAGCGAATTAAAATCGCTAGAAGTTTTGGTGACTTATCGGAGAACTCTGAATATGATTCTGCAAAAGAAGAGCAAGCATTTGTTGAAGGACGAATTTCTCAAGTAGAAAATATTCTCCGTAATGCGGTTATTATAGAAGATGACGGCAATAACACAAATGTAGTATCCCTAGGGAAAACAGTTCGTTTTGTTGAGTTACCTGATGGCGATGAAGAAGAATATACAATCGTCGGTAGTGCGGAATCAGACCCGTTTGAAGGAAAAATCTCAAATGACTCACCAATGGCACAAAGCCTTTTAGGTCGTTCTATTGGCGAAAAAGTTGTCGTGAACACACCAGGCGGCGAAATGGAAGTTGAAATTTTAGAAGTGAAATAAGAAAAGTAACCTAATGGTCGTTCAGGCTGTTAGGTTATTTTTTGTTTAAAACGGATAAAATCAGATCGGTGAAATCAAAGAATACGAAGCCTTTCATAAAAACTTCTGTTTTCGTAAATTCTAATCGTAAACAAACGAAAAGAGGTTAAAGGATGAAGGCTGTCACTTATCAAGGTATTAAAGATGTAAAAGTGAAAGAAGTTCCAGATGCAAAATTAGAAAAACGAGATGACGTTCTAGTAAAAATCACGAGCACGGCGATTTGTGGTTCTGACTTACATTTAGTTCATGGCATGGTTCCAAACTTTCCAGAAGATTATATTATTGGTCACGAGCCAATGGGCATTGTTGAAGAGGTTGGGCCTGATGTGACAAAGTTAAAAAAAGGGGACCGTGTCATTGTCCCGTTTAATATCGCTTGTGGCGAATGTTTTTTCTGTCAGCATGATTTAGAGAGCCAATGTGATAATTCTAACCCAAATGGGGAAGCAGGAGCGTATTTTGGCTATTCAGGTACATTTGGTGGGTATCCTGGTGGTCAAGCCGAGCTTTTACGAGTTCCATATGGCAACTTCACTCCATTTAAAGTGCCTGACGATTGTGAATTAGAAGATGAAAAGTTACTTTTTCTATCTGATATTATCCCAACAGCGTATTGGGGTGTGAAGCAAGCGGAAGTGAAGGCTGGAGATACGGTTGTCATATTAGGATGTGGACCTGTAGGGTTATTAGCGCAAAAGTTTGCTTGGTTACAAGGGGCAAAACGTGTGATTGCTGTTGATTATGTACAATATCGATTAGAACATGCGAAACGCACAAATAATGTTGAGATTTTTGATTTTTCAAAATATGATGCTCTTGGCTCCCATATTAAAGAAATTACAGGTGGAGGGGCAGATGCCGTCATCGATTGTGTTGGCATGGATGGTAAGAAAACCGCGGTTGAAATGGTCGAAACGGCTTTAAAGCTCCAAGGTGGCTCAATGGGAGCAATACAATTAGCGAGTCAAGCCGTAAGAAAAGGTGGAATTGTTAGTATAGTTGGTGTTTATGGTACACGTTATAATGCGTTTCCTTTAGGTGACTTTTTTGCTCGAAATATTACTTTAAAAATGGGACAAGCACCAGTCATTCATTTTCTTCCTGAATTATACCAGCAAATTAAAAATGAAGTGTTTGACCCAACTGATATAATTACGCATCGTTTGCCTTTAGACAAAGCTGAATATGGATATGATATTTTTGATGAGAAACATGATGATTGTATTAAAGTCATTTTAAAACCTTAATTCTCCTGTTCTTCCATAATTGCGTACGGTAAAAATGCTTTCTAGTGCGCATGATAGTAAAGAAAGAATGAGAAGGAGGTCATTATGGGTGGAGAATGAATGTTTCTACTGTAATTATGAAATTGAGGATAAATTCCATATGGTCGCTTTTTTACAAGCAGACGAACAAGTGGAAAAACCACTTTGCCCAAATTGCTACCAAGACTGGTTAGAAGGTATAAAAGGATAATTGCTAAATCGAGCAACATTGGTGGATGAATACCCAATGTTGTTTTTTTCTTGCCGTCTATTATTTTGTGCGTTACACTGTATATACTCGATATACACAGTAGAGGTGGAGCGGTTGTGGATTAACTTATCAAATCAACGAAAGGAACCTTTGTATGAACAAATCATTCAACAAGTCAAACAACAAATCATACAAGGAGAGCTTGTGGAAGAACAAGAATTGCCTTCCATTCGGATGCTCGCAAAGGAAAGCAACACAAGTGTGATTACTGTAAGACGCGCGTATGCTGAGCTTGAAAGAGAAGGATATATCTGTACAAAACAAGGGAAAGGCTGTTTTGTTACGAGTCGACCAAAAGAAGAACTTCGCCACAATTCAGAAGAAGAGTTTTTGAAAGAAGTTGATGAACTTTTACTGAAAGGACAACGGCTCGGATTTACAATGTGTGAAATGAGCACAATGATCGATGCTACGATAAAGACTAAAGGGGAAGATAAGCAATGACATATTCGATTTGTGTTAGCGGCGGGATCATTAATTACCCTATGTTTCAACTTGGCCCAATCAATGTAAATATACATAAAGGGTTTATTACAGCCATTATTGGTCGGAACGGTGCAGGGAAAACAACATTCCTCAGAGGAATTGTCAATGAACGTCCTTTTGATGCAGGTACTCAACGAATTGAAGGGCTCTCTTATCAAACGGACCGGATCGAATTGAACCGAAAAGTGAGTTATGTATCAGACCATGTTAATATGTATGGTAGCTTTTCATGTCGAGAAGCGATTGAATTTATTTCTGCTTGTCATGAAAATTGGGATACGCAATTAGAAAAAAAACTTGTTGAACGATTTCAATTACCATTAGAAAAAAAAGTAGATGATTTATCAAAAGGAATGAAAGTTAAATTGAATTTTCTACTTGGTGTTTGTTTTCATCCGACTGTGCTTCTTTTAGACGAGCCAACGGCAGGGTTGGACCCACTTTCTCGAAAAGAAATGTTAGCGGTTGTCCAAGATTTTATGTTAGACGAAACTCGAACGGTTCTTTTTTCATCACATATTACGACGGATTTTGAACAAATTGCGGATTATATCATTTATATGAAAGATGGCCAAATTGCATTAACAGGTTCAAAAGAAGAACTGGTAGAACGATACCGCTATTTTTCTACAAGGGAACAGCATTTGAACGCTAAAATAGAAGGATATAAAAGAACAAAAGCGGGTACGGTTGGGATTGTTTGTGCAACGGAACAGGCATATCTTCCACATGCTGATTTTCGATTACCGACACTAGATGAGCTATTAGAATTTGTTGTTGAAACACCCACGGAGGTGAAGGAATGACACCGTTAATCAAACGAGATTTTCGTTCATTACGACCGATTGCCATTATTATGATTCCATTACTAGTGTTATTTGCGATATTTCTATTTTCTTCAGCTCGAAATGCGAATGAGTTTACAGAAGATACACTCATCCTTTTTATTTTTGGATTTGTGCTATTTTTTAGTTACGGAATGCTTACACAAGTTTGCCGAACTGAAGCATGGAATGGTGTTCAACATAGGGTTAGACAATTGCCTCTTTCTTTTACGAAAATTGTATTATCCCGTTATATCACATCTTTTATGCTCATAAGTATATTATCTAGTATTTTGTTCGTTAGTTATGGAATAGGAAGGTGGACAACGGGGGGACTTTTTATTTCAAGTGAAATCTTTCTTATGTCACTTGTCATTTTAAGTGTGATATTTGTAAGTCATGCTATTTATTTGTTTTTTTATTTTGCCCACGGTCCAACTGTAGCATCGTGGTCGATTCGTATGAGTACGGTGTTTCTTTTCGTTTCGTTTCTCTTTTCTACGGTGTATTTTAACCATGAAACTCAGGTTTATCCTGAACGAATATGTGTATTTTTATTTATTGCCTCTCTTTTGTTTTATTGCGGTTCTTTTATAATAGCGAGATTTTGTTATGCACATATTTATGAGATGAAAAGAGTCATAAAGGCTACGTTTTTATTTTTATTTATTTGTGTGATTGGACTTGTCTTTGTTTATTTCTTCTCTCTCGTTCCAGCTAGTCAACAAATTCATTCTGTCGAAGAATACGTTGAGTCAGTATCCGTCGTATCGACTGAGTTAAAATGGAAGCAAGAGCGTGTCATTGAAATTACGATTGAGCTTGAGGCGCCAAGCTGGAGTTTTTATAAAGGCTTCAAACATTTTAATCCAATTACTTTATATATTGGGGATGAAGAGATGCGACAAACGGATGCTGTGGAAAGTGTGAATGATTTTGGCTCAACACTAATACTCACATATGACATTCGAGTACATAATGAAATGGAAATACGAGAAAGTGAATTACCCCCTGACCTGCAATTAACTTTTTATCGTCATGGAGTCGAACCATTACGAATCATACCGATCGATTGAGTCAAAAGACTTAGGCGGGAAAATGTAGATTTAGGAGTTTTTCTGATAGTATAATAGAGAAGACAGGAGGTAATACACACAATGGAATTTCAAACTCGGTCTTTGCAAAGACAGAAGCTAAAACGAAAAAATCGGATTCTTAACGTTTCCATTACGATTCTTCTTCTTCTTATAATAGTATTTTCATATCAACTTTTCTTTAAGGGTGAACGAAACCAAGATGTGATAGCAGACTATGAAGAGAGTGAAGGAGGAGGAAATGAAACGGAAAATCAAGTGCAGGATGATAGGAATGACCAAGACCTTACTGTAGACGAAGAAGCTAGTGAAGATGAGGATAATGAAGAAACAGAAGAACGGACCGATGAAGATTGGGAACCGATAGGAACAGCACAACAAGATAATGGTCAATTTGAAGCGGATTTTTCAAAGGGCAGCGTGAACTGGAATGAAATGACACAGGCCCTGCAGTATGCTACTGGGTTATCAGACGATGAAATGGAAATTTGGTGGCTAGGAAATGGTGGCAATCTTCAAAGTGCTGTTGGGATTGTAAGTACGTTTGAAAATAAAAATACACCTTATGAAGTTCGCCTTGAATGGGTGACAAATGAAGGCTGGCAACCGGTATCTGTTGAACAACTTAGCAGCAATCCACGCCAATAAATAAAGAAGATGACCGCAAATGATGCGGTCATTTTGCTTTGAAATGAACAACAGCACTATACAAGGTGGAGCCTGTTTGTGGATGGATGTGGACGTGGTGGTGAATGGAATGGACGTGAAGCAACAATACTTTATTGTTTTCGATTTGTTCATTAATTTGTTGTTCAAGTTTGGCTATCGACTCAGCTTCAAAAAGTTCAATTTTATCATCAATACGTTCAAGGTTAAGCAATGAAAATCTCTCCTTTCTTCCTTAACATACCAGAAAAAGAAAAGAAGTGAAAACAATACGATATCGATGTATACTATAAGTTGGTATTGACAACCTATAAAGAACAAAAATGGTAGGAAGGGTTGGTCTTGTGAAAATTGGTATCATTGGAGCAATGCAAGAAGAAGTTGAATTATTAAAAAGCAAAATTGACAATCGGGAAGACAACACGATAGCTGGATGTGAATTTCATAGTGGACAAATAGACGGTGTCGAAGTAGTCTTGTTAAAATCAGGTATTGGGAAAGTGAATGCTGCAGTAGGAACGACACTACTCATTCAACTTTATAAACCAGATGTTATTATTAATACAGGCTCTGCTGGTGGATTTAATGAAGAACTGAAAGTAGGGGACTTAGTCATCTCTACTGAGGTTCGCTATAACGACGTAGATGCAACGGTATTTGGTTATGAATTTGGTCAAGTTCCGCAAATGCCAGCTTATTATCAACCAGATGAAAAATTAGTGGCAGTCGCAGAGGAAAGTTCAAAAACGGTCGGTATTCATTCTGCTAAAGGGTTAATTGTTTCTGGAGATTCGTTTATGAGTGATCATGCTGTTGTTGAGTCGTTAAAGCAAAGGTTTCAACAACCTCAATGTGCGGAAATGGAAGCTGGGGCGATTGCGCAAGTTTGTCACCAATTTAGTTGTCCTTTTGTCATTATTCGTTCACTTTCTGATATTGCGGGATCTGATGCGAAAGTATCCTACGATCAATTTTTAGAAACAGCATCTGTGAATTCGGCTAAGCTTGTATTATCCATGGTGGAAAAAGTAGGGTAGCCGTTACCCTTCTTTTCCATTTCTCCCTCTGATTCCATACTTCTAATCTAGTATAGCCATGCTACAATAGGAGATGGATATAGGAGGATGATAGAAATGGATGAAAAACAAATAAAAACATTAAAAGACAAAGTTGAAGATTATCGTCGGTTTGCCTATATTCTTTTATCATTAGGGATTTTCCTTTTTATAGGCATATTAATTCCAAATGACAGTGGAACAGCGATTGAACCAAGTCATTTTATTATTGCGGTCTTTATAATGCTTGGGGCATCAATCTTCTTTCATCGAAAAGCAACATATTATCAAAAACTTGTAAATAATGATGGCGAAATAGAATAAGAAGAAATAAGAAAAACGCGGGAGCGTCTTATCGTTTAAGAGAAGTGCACCCCTGCCCGCTTTTGAAACGTGCAGGTGCGCAGCCTTCGCCTTCTTGGATACAGCTTTCAAAGCTTCACCGCTATACTAAAACTTTCTTACTTTCTAATCTTGAAAAAAAGGAGTTCCCCTTCGAAATGAAAGGGAACTCCTTTTTGCCTGTCCGACAAAGTCTCGTAAAAAAGCGAGGACGTTAACAGGCTTGTATTTTTAGAGGTTTGTACGAACTAGCATTTCGTAGCTGCTAAGATGGGCTGTGATTGTGGTGCAATAAACTGTTTATATTTCCAGAGAGAAAAGAGATTGTCGCTGTTAGGTAAAAAGAAGAACGTTAAAGAGGGGGGAGAACAGTCGATGGAAGTAAAGAAGTGTTTCCGAAGCGAATGAGATGTAAAAATTCTCATTCCTTCGGTTTTTATGTTTGTTATCATTCTTTTGTTTCCGCTTCTTTTATCGTTTGTAGAAAATGATGAAGAATTCGAGCAGTTAGGCCCCATATGACATGCTCGTCATAATAATAGAAAAGTTCAGTAAAGGTATGTGTTCGCTTATTGTACTTTGATTGGTTTGCAATTTTTTCAATAGGAAAATGCTCACCAAGTTCAAAATGAATGTTTGTTTCAAATGTTTCGGGCTCCATTTCTAAAAGTGTTGAAAGTGGAACAGTAAAGACAGAATCGACTTCTGCTGGATTAGGTGAAAGAGTGGCGCTCTTTTTGATTTCACCTAAGTAAGGATATATAATCCCTCGAAATGGGGTGACAAGGATATCTAATGGCGCAATGACTTCTATATCTTGGGATTGTATGCCTAACTCCTCACATAATTCCCTTTTCGCGGTATCGGCATAGGAAAGGTCTCTCTTGTCTACTTTCCCTCCTGGAAAGCAAATTTCACCAGGCTGACTTTGTAATGTAAACGCACGCACTTCAAACAAAATGTGAGCATCACCATGTTGTTCAATAAGAGGAAGCATTACTGCAGACTTCATGACGTCTTTGCTACCTAAAATGGTCGCGGTACGAGAATGGAATTGGCGCTTAAGTTTATCGATCAAAGTCTCATCCCCCTTGTTGTTTTTTTAAAAGATAAGAAAACATAAAAGTATTGGTCTAGCAGTGAAGTTTTGAAAGCTTATTCTAGAAGAGCGAAGGCTCCGCACTTCGCCTGAAACGAAAAGACGCTCTCGCATTTTTCTTTATCATAACAAACCCGGATAAAAAAGAAAAAGCTTTTGCCCAATCGGACAAAAGCTTGATCGTTACATTTTTTTATTAAACCAATTGACAAGATGTTCTAAACGTTCAAGGCGTAAATGTGGAGGGCCACTACGCGATAATTCGTGGTTTGATTCTGGGAATCGAACAAACATCGTATCTTTCTTTTGGTGTTTTAATGCAATATAGAGTTGCTCGGCTTGTTCAATTGGACAGCGATAATCATTTTCTCCATGTAATATAAGGAGTGGTGTTTCAATTTGTTTCACATAACGAAGTGGAGAGTGGTACCAAAGTTTTTCAGGGTCTTCTAAGAAACAAGAACCAATTTCCCATTTTGTGAAGAAATATCCAATATCACTAACCCCATAAAAACTCGTCCAGTTTGAAATCGAACGTAATGTTGCAGCCGCTTTGAAACGGTTTGTATGTCCGACGATCCAGTTTGTCATAAATCCACCGTAACTTCCTCCTGTTACACCTAAGCGACTCTCATCGATAAAATCATATTGTTCAAGAACATAATCCACAGATGCCATTAAATCTTCATAATCCATTCCGCCATAATCCCCACGACAAGCATCAACGAATTTTTGACCATAGCCGTGACTTCCACGAGGGTTCATAAACAAAACGGCATATCCTTGCGCAGCGAGTACTTGAAGCTCATGGAAAAATGAGTTAGCATACATCGCATGAGGCCCACCGTGGATTTCTAATATCATCGGATATTTTTTTCCTTCTTCAAATCCAATGGGTTTCATTAACCACCCATGAATTTCCCAGCCGTCTTTTGAAGGAGCGGTGATTGGTTCAGGCAAGGATAAATCTACTTCTCTTAAAAAATCTTCGTTAACGTTTGTTAGGCGCTTCTTTCCTTTTTCTCCAATTGTTAAAGAGTACAAATCTCCAGGATTAGAAGGGTCACTAATCGCCAATACAGCAAGGTTTGATTGTACATGAACATCAAAGCCAAATACATGACCGACTTCATGATAAATTGCGGTAATCTCATTATTTAATTCAATTTGGTAAAGGCCTGTATTCCCATTTTCACTTGCGGTAAAGAATAGGCGGTCGCCGTCTTTTGACCAAACTGGACCAGGGTTTGGATGTCCTGACCTTGCATCTGATATTGCTGCATCTCCAATGTGAACATCCCATGTTTTTGTAATGCATTCTTTTCGTTTTGTTTCGAGATTAATTAAATAAATTTGGTTAATCGTTGCACCAGAATATTCAAGTTCATGTCCAAAACATGCGATCGTTTTTCCATCAGGTGACCATGTTGGCTTATGGAACATTCCTTTTTCATTCGTTAGGAGTGTAAGTTCACCTGTTGAAACAGTGAGGGTAAAAATATCAGAAATGAGTTGATAATCGGAATCCTCAGTTCGATTGGCAGTAATCGCTAATTGCTCTCCATTTGGTGACCATGAACATGCTTGATGGTCAAAAGGGCCATATGTTAATTGTTTGATTTCCTTAGTTTTTACATCGACAACAGCAAGATGTGTGTAAGTTTCATTTGCAAATCCTGCGGCATCTGATTTATAGCTTAGTCGGTTAACGACCAATGGTTCACTTTTTTTCTTTTCTTGTTTCTTTTCCTCTTTATCTTCAATGCTGTCTTCGATTTTTAATGATGTTTGCACAGCGAGTTGTGACCCGTCAGGAGACCATATTGGATTGGAAGCACCGTTTTTGCAAAATGTTAGTTGTTGTGCTTCCCCTCCAGATGTTTGAATAAGCCAAACTTGAGGCTTCCCTGAACGGTTTGATATAAATGCAATGGAATTTCCATCTGGTGACCAACGAGGAGAATGGTCACGAAC
It contains:
- a CDS encoding ABC transporter ATP-binding protein — translated: MTYSICVSGGIINYPMFQLGPINVNIHKGFITAIIGRNGAGKTTFLRGIVNERPFDAGTQRIEGLSYQTDRIELNRKVSYVSDHVNMYGSFSCREAIEFISACHENWDTQLEKKLVERFQLPLEKKVDDLSKGMKVKLNFLLGVCFHPTVLLLDEPTAGLDPLSRKEMLAVVQDFMLDETRTVLFSSHITTDFEQIADYIIYMKDGQIALTGSKEELVERYRYFSTREQHLNAKIEGYKRTKAGTVGIVCATEQAYLPHADFRLPTLDELLEFVVETPTEVKE
- the greA gene encoding transcription elongation factor GreA, encoding MAEEKKHYMTLEGKKKLEDELEYLKSERRKEVVERIKIARSFGDLSENSEYDSAKEEQAFVEGRISQVENILRNAVIIEDDGNNTNVVSLGKTVRFVELPDGDEEEYTIVGSAESDPFEGKISNDSPMAQSLLGRSIGEKVVVNTPGGEMEVEILEVK
- the mtnN gene encoding 5'-methylthioadenosine/S-adenosylhomocysteine nucleosidase, producing MKIGIIGAMQEEVELLKSKIDNREDNTIAGCEFHSGQIDGVEVVLLKSGIGKVNAAVGTTLLIQLYKPDVIINTGSAGGFNEELKVGDLVISTEVRYNDVDATVFGYEFGQVPQMPAYYQPDEKLVAVAEESSKTVGIHSAKGLIVSGDSFMSDHAVVESLKQRFQQPQCAEMEAGAIAQVCHQFSCPFVIIRSLSDIAGSDAKVSYDQFLETASVNSAKLVLSMVEKVG
- a CDS encoding DUF2536 family protein — encoded protein: MLNLERIDDKIELFEAESIAKLEQQINEQIENNKVLLLHVHSIHHHVHIHPQTGSTLYSAVVHFKAK
- a CDS encoding GntR family transcriptional regulator, whose protein sequence is MWINLSNQRKEPLYEQIIQQVKQQIIQGELVEEQELPSIRMLAKESNTSVITVRRAYAELEREGYICTKQGKGCFVTSRPKEELRHNSEEEFLKEVDELLLKGQRLGFTMCEMSTMIDATIKTKGEDKQ
- a CDS encoding zinc-dependent alcohol dehydrogenase, whose amino-acid sequence is MKAVTYQGIKDVKVKEVPDAKLEKRDDVLVKITSTAICGSDLHLVHGMVPNFPEDYIIGHEPMGIVEEVGPDVTKLKKGDRVIVPFNIACGECFFCQHDLESQCDNSNPNGEAGAYFGYSGTFGGYPGGQAELLRVPYGNFTPFKVPDDCELEDEKLLFLSDIIPTAYWGVKQAEVKAGDTVVILGCGPVGLLAQKFAWLQGAKRVIAVDYVQYRLEHAKRTNNVEIFDFSKYDALGSHIKEITGGGADAVIDCVGMDGKKTAVEMVETALKLQGGSMGAIQLASQAVRKGGIVSIVGVYGTRYNAFPLGDFFARNITLKMGQAPVIHFLPELYQQIKNEVFDPTDIITHRLPLDKAEYGYDIFDEKHDDCIKVILKP
- a CDS encoding YrhC family protein; the protein is MDEKQIKTLKDKVEDYRRFAYILLSLGIFLFIGILIPNDSGTAIEPSHFIIAVFIMLGASIFFHRKATYYQKLVNNDGEIE
- a CDS encoding YrrS family protein; this encodes MEFQTRSLQRQKLKRKNRILNVSITILLLLIIVFSYQLFFKGERNQDVIADYEESEGGGNETENQVQDDRNDQDLTVDEEASEDEDNEETEERTDEDWEPIGTAQQDNGQFEADFSKGSVNWNEMTQALQYATGLSDDEMEIWWLGNGGNLQSAVGIVSTFENKNTPYEVRLEWVTNEGWQPVSVEQLSSNPRQ
- the udk gene encoding uridine kinase, which gives rise to MREKPIIIGVAGGTGSGKTTVAKEIFNQIQGQSIALIEQDAYYKDQSHLAFEQRLQTNYDHPLAFDSDLLFNHVTALSEGFSVEMPVYNYKEHTRSHETVIIEPKDVIILEGILILEDQRLRNVMDIKLFVDTDADIRIMRRIVRDTEERGRTLADVIHQYTTVVRPMHLQFIEPTKRYADIIVPEGGQNQVAIDLMVTKIRSIIDGKRLLPSDPKN
- a CDS encoding S9 family peptidase, which produces MLNKRPMAIDDLCQIKVVSEPQISPCGSKVAQIQQVIDEEKEYQSHLYIQCLHSGKLTQWTYGKVRDHSPRWSPDGNSIAFISNRSGKPQVWLIQTSGGEAQQLTFCKNGASNPIWSPDGSQLAVQTSLKIEDSIEDKEEKKQEKKKSEPLVVNRLSYKSDAAGFANETYTHLAVVDVKTKEIKQLTYGPFDHQACSWSPNGEQLAITANRTEDSDYQLISDIFTLTVSTGELTLLTNEKGMFHKPTWSPDGKTIACFGHELEYSGATINQIYLINLETKRKECITKTWDVHIGDAAISDARSGHPNPGPVWSKDGDRLFFTASENGNTGLYQIELNNEITAIYHEVGHVFGFDVHVQSNLAVLAISDPSNPGDLYSLTIGEKGKKRLTNVNEDFLREVDLSLPEPITAPSKDGWEIHGWLMKPIGFEEGKKYPMILEIHGGPHAMYANSFFHELQVLAAQGYAVLFMNPRGSHGYGQKFVDACRGDYGGMDYEDLMASVDYVLEQYDFIDESRLGVTGGSYGGFMTNWIVGHTNRFKAAATLRSISNWTSFYGVSDIGYFFTKWEIGSCFLEDPEKLWYHSPLRYVKQIETPLLILHGENDYRCPIEQAEQLYIALKHQKKDTMFVRFPESNHELSRSGPPHLRLERLEHLVNWFNKKM
- a CDS encoding CoA pyrophosphatase, with amino-acid sequence MIDKLKRQFHSRTATILGSKDVMKSAVMLPLIEQHGDAHILFEVRAFTLQSQPGEICFPGGKVDKRDLSYADTAKRELCEELGIQSQDIEVIAPLDILVTPFRGIIYPYLGEIKKSATLSPNPAEVDSVFTVPLSTLLEMEPETFETNIHFELGEHFPIEKIANQSKYNKRTHTFTELFYYYDEHVIWGLTARILHHFLQTIKEAETKE
- a CDS encoding ABC-2 transporter permease, whose product is MTPLIKRDFRSLRPIAIIMIPLLVLFAIFLFSSARNANEFTEDTLILFIFGFVLFFSYGMLTQVCRTEAWNGVQHRVRQLPLSFTKIVLSRYITSFMLISILSSILFVSYGIGRWTTGGLFISSEIFLMSLVILSVIFVSHAIYLFFYFAHGPTVASWSIRMSTVFLFVSFLFSTVYFNHETQVYPERICVFLFIASLLFYCGSFIIARFCYAHIYEMKRVIKATFLFLFICVIGLVFVYFFSLVPASQQIHSVEEYVESVSVVSTELKWKQERVIEITIELEAPSWSFYKGFKHFNPITLYIGDEEMRQTDAVESVNDFGSTLILTYDIRVHNEMEIRESELPPDLQLTFYRHGVEPLRIIPID